One Fusarium oxysporum f. sp. lycopersici 4287 chromosome 8, whole genome shotgun sequence genomic region harbors:
- a CDS encoding hypothetical protein (At least one base has a quality score < 10), translated as MQVKGVIIALLGISAITEAAVVQKRHPLARALQRRQFGGGRFGGGGRGGGGGGNNGGQGNNGGNNGGQGNNGGNNGGNNNGGNNGGNNGGGGGGGNTLDANAVQTGSQQDGNNPGSDEQAASATDNNNFINFCAGQTLTNGEQNRDGSCNGIPMGKIPGANNMVSSVFTSPQNGDNVEANQDFDISVQFINFAPGSFTNATTTYYSAPQDLDGGGNIIGHTHVTVQDTGDSLNPTQPLDPQQFAFFKGINDAGNGQGLLTAKVDGGLPAGNYRICSMSAASNHQPVLMPVAQRGAQDDCIRITVGGGNGGNNGGNNGGNNGGNNGGNNGGNNGGNNGGQAGGQNGGNQGGQGGDQNGGQGGDQNGGQGGGQNGGDQAADAGGDQNAGGQGGDQNGGQGGGQNGGQGGDQNGGQGGDQNGGQGGDQGGQGGDQNGGGGQGGQGGQGGQGGNGGGFGRGGFGGFQAASAGGESGNKTASAA; from the exons ATGCAGGTCAAAGGCGTAATCATTGCTCTTCTGGGCATCTCTGCCATTACAGAAGCTGCTGTTGTCCAAAAACGACACCCCCTGGCTCGCGCTCTCCAACGACGACAATTCGGCGGCGGTCGatttggaggtggtggtcGTGGAGGAGGCGGTGGCGGCAACAACGGTGGTCAGGGCAACAATGGCGGAAACAACGGCGGCCAGGGCAATAACGGCGGCAACAATGGCGGCAACAATAATGGCGGCAACAACGGTGGTAACAACGGAGGCGGCGGTGGCGGCGGCAACACTCTGGACGCCAACGCTGTGCAAACTGGTTCGCAGCAAGATGGCAACAACCCCGGATCGGATGAGCAAGCTGCCTCAGCAAC GGATAacaacaacttcatcaacttcTGTGCTGGTCAGACACTTACCAATGGAGAGCAAAACCGAGACGGCTCATGTAACGGTATTC CTATGGGAAAGATTCCTGGAGCCAACAACATGGTTTCTTCAGTCTTCACATCGCCTCAAAACGGTGACAACGTTGAAGCCAATCAAGACTTTGATATCTCCGTGCAGTTTATCAACTTTGCACCTGGCTCGTTCACTAATGCAACAACCACCTACTATTCTGCTCCTCAGGACCTCGACGGTGGTGGTAACATCATCGGCCATACCCACGTCACTGTTCAGGACACTGGCGATAGTCTGAACCCTACTCAGCCTTTGGACCCTCAGCAGTTTGCCTTCTTCAAGGGTATCAACGATGCTGGTAACGGCCAAGGTCTCCTCACCGCCAAGGTTGACGGCGGTCTGCCTGCCGGTAACTACCGTATCTGCAGTATGTCTGCCGCATCCAACCATCAGCCTGTCCTCATGCCTGTTGCTCAGAGAGGAGCACAGGATGACTGCATCCGTATCACCGTCGGAGGTGGTAACGGCGGCAACAATGGCGGCAACAATGGCGGCAACAATGGCGGCAACAATGGCGGCAATAACGGAGGTAACAACGGTGGTAACAACGGAGGTCAAGCTGGTGGCCAGAACGGCGGCAACCAAGGTGGCCAAGGCGGTGATCAAAACGGAGGTCAGGGAGGTGATCAGAACGGAGGCCAAGGCGGTGGCCAGAACGGAGGAGACCAAGCTGCTGATGCCGGTGGTGACCAGAATGCTGGCGGCCAAGGTGGTGATCAGAACGGAGGTCAGGGAGGTGGTCAAAACGGAGGTCAGGGAGGTGATCAGAACGGAG GCCAAGGCGGCGACCAAAACGGGGGTCAAGGCGGTGACCAGGGCGGCCAAGGTGGTGACCAGAATGGCGGCGGTGGTCAGGGTGGTCAGGGAGGTCAGGGTGGCCAAGGCGGTAACGGAGGTGGTTTCGGCCGCGGCGGCTTCGGTGGTTTCCAAGCGGCTTCAGCAGGGGGTGAGTCTGGCAACAAGACGGCCTCAGCAGCATGA
- a CDS encoding hypothetical protein (At least one base has a quality score < 10) has translation MQVKGVIIALLGISAITEAAVVQKRHPLARALQRRQFGGGRFGGGGRGGGGGGNNGGQGNNGGNNGGQGNNGGNNGGNNNGGNNGGNNGGGGGGGNTLDANAVQTGSQQDGNNPGSDEQAASATDNNNFINFCAGQTLTNGEQNRDGSCNGIPMGKIPGANNMVSSVFTSPQNGDNVEANQDFDISVQFINFAPGSFTNATTTYYSAPQDLDGGGNIIGHTHVTVQDTGDSLNPTQPLDPQQFAFFKGINDAGNGQGLLTAKVDGGLPAGNYRICSMSAASNHQPVLMPVAQRGAQDDCIRITVGGGNGGNNGGNNGGNNGGNNGGNNGGNNGGNNGGQAGGQNGGNQGGQGGDQNGGQGGDQNGGQGGGQNGGDQAADAGGDQNAGGQGGDQNGGQGGGQNGGQGGDQNGGQGGGQNGGDQAADAGGDQNAGGQGGDQNGGQGGDQNGGQGGDQGGQGGDQNGGGGQGGQGGQGGQGGNGGGFGRGGFGGFQAASAGGESGNKTASAA, from the exons ATGCAGGTCAAAGGCGTAATCATTGCTCTTCTGGGCATCTCTGCCATTACAGAAGCTGCTGTTGTCCAAAAACGACACCCCCTGGCTCGCGCTCTCCAACGACGACAATTCGGCGGCGGTCGatttggaggtggtggtcGTGGAGGAGGCGGTGGCGGCAACAACGGTGGTCAGGGCAACAATGGCGGAAACAACGGCGGCCAGGGCAATAACGGCGGCAACAATGGCGGCAACAATAATGGCGGCAACAACGGTGGTAACAACGGAGGCGGCGGTGGCGGCGGCAACACTCTGGACGCCAACGCTGTGCAAACTGGTTCGCAGCAAGATGGCAACAACCCCGGATCGGATGAGCAAGCTGCCTCAGCAAC GGATAacaacaacttcatcaacttcTGTGCTGGTCAGACACTTACCAATGGAGAGCAAAACCGAGACGGCTCATGTAACGGTATTC CTATGGGAAAGATTCCTGGAGCCAACAACATGGTTTCTTCAGTCTTCACATCGCCTCAAAACGGTGACAACGTTGAAGCCAATCAAGACTTTGATATCTCCGTGCAGTTTATCAACTTTGCACCTGGCTCGTTCACTAATGCAACAACCACCTACTATTCTGCTCCTCAGGACCTCGACGGTGGTGGTAACATCATCGGCCATACCCACGTCACTGTTCAGGACACTGGCGATAGTCTGAACCCTACTCAGCCTTTGGACCCTCAGCAGTTTGCCTTCTTCAAGGGTATCAACGATGCTGGTAACGGCCAAGGTCTCCTCACCGCCAAGGTTGACGGCGGTCTGCCTGCCGGTAACTACCGTATCTGCAGTATGTCTGCCGCATCCAACCATCAGCCTGTCCTCATGCCTGTTGCTCAGAGAGGAGCACAGGATGACTGCATCCGTATCACCGTCGGAGGTGGTAACGGCGGCAACAATGGCGGCAACAATGGCGGCAACAATGGCGGCAACAATGGCGGCAATAACGGAGGTAACAACGGTGGTAACAACGGAGGTCAAGCTGGTGGCCAGAACGGCGGCAACCAAGGTGGCCAAGGCGGTGATCAAAACGGAGGTCAGGGAGGTGATCAGAACGGAGGCCAAGGCGGTGGCCAGAACGGAGGAGACCAAGCTGCTGATGCCGGTGGTGACCAGAATGCTGGCGGCCAAGGTGGTGATCAGAACGGAGGTCAGGGAGGTGGTCAAAACGGAGGTCAGGGAGGTGATCAGAACGGAGGCCAAGGCGGTGGCCAGAACGGAGGAGACCAAGCTGCTGATGCCGGTGGTGACCAGAATGCTGGCGGCCAAGGTGGTGATCAGAACGGAGGCCAAGGCGGCGACCAAAACGGGGGTCAAGGCGGTGACCAGGGCGGCCAAGGTGGTGACCAGAATGGCGGCGGTGGTCAGGGTGGTCAGGGAGGTCAGGGTGGCCAAGGCGGTAACGGAGGTGGTTTCGGCCGCGGCGGCTTCGGTGGTTTCCAAGCGGCTTCAGCAGGGGGTGAGTCTGGCAACAAGACGGCCTCAGCAGCATGA
- a CDS encoding hypothetical protein (At least one base has a quality score < 10), producing the protein MQVKGVIIALLGISAITEAAVVQKRHPLARALQRRQFGGGRFGGGGRGGGGGGNNGGQGNNGGNNGGQGNNGGNNGGNNNGGNNGGNNGGGGGGGNTLDANAVQTGSQQDGNNPGSDEQAASATDNNNFINFCAGQTLTNGEQNRDGSCNGIPMGKIPGANNMVSSVFTSPQNGDNVEANQDFDISVQFINFAPGSFTNATTTYYSAPQDLDGGGNIIGHTHVTVQDTGDSLNPTQPLDPQQFAFFKGINDAGNGQGLLTAKVDGGLPAGNYRICSMSAASNHQPVLMPVAQRGAQDDCIRITVGGGNGGNNGGNNGGNNGGNNGGNNGGNNGGNNGGQAGGQNGGNQGGQGGDQNGGQGGDQNGGQGGGQNGGDQAADAGGDQNAGGQGGDQNGGQGGGQNGGQGGDQNGGQGGGQNGGDQAADAGGDQNAGGQGGDQNGGQGGDQGGQGGDQNGGGGQGGQGGQGGQGGNGGGFGRGGFGGFQAASAGGESGNKTASAA; encoded by the exons ATGCAGGTCAAAGGCGTAATCATTGCTCTTCTGGGCATCTCTGCCATTACAGAAGCTGCTGTTGTCCAAAAACGACACCCCCTGGCTCGCGCTCTCCAACGACGACAATTCGGCGGCGGTCGatttggaggtggtggtcGTGGAGGAGGCGGTGGCGGCAACAACGGTGGTCAGGGCAACAATGGCGGAAACAACGGCGGCCAGGGCAATAACGGCGGCAACAATGGCGGCAACAATAATGGCGGCAACAACGGTGGTAACAACGGAGGCGGCGGTGGCGGCGGCAACACTCTGGACGCCAACGCTGTGCAAACTGGTTCGCAGCAAGATGGCAACAACCCCGGATCGGATGAGCAAGCTGCCTCAGCAAC GGATAacaacaacttcatcaacttcTGTGCTGGTCAGACACTTACCAATGGAGAGCAAAACCGAGACGGCTCATGTAACGGTATTC CTATGGGAAAGATTCCTGGAGCCAACAACATGGTTTCTTCAGTCTTCACATCGCCTCAAAACGGTGACAACGTTGAAGCCAATCAAGACTTTGATATCTCCGTGCAGTTTATCAACTTTGCACCTGGCTCGTTCACTAATGCAACAACCACCTACTATTCTGCTCCTCAGGACCTCGACGGTGGTGGTAACATCATCGGCCATACCCACGTCACTGTTCAGGACACTGGCGATAGTCTGAACCCTACTCAGCCTTTGGACCCTCAGCAGTTTGCCTTCTTCAAGGGTATCAACGATGCTGGTAACGGCCAAGGTCTCCTCACCGCCAAGGTTGACGGCGGTCTGCCTGCCGGTAACTACCGTATCTGCAGTATGTCTGCCGCATCCAACCATCAGCCTGTCCTCATGCCTGTTGCTCAGAGAGGAGCACAGGATGACTGCATCCGTATCACCGTCGGAGGTGGTAACGGCGGCAACAATGGCGGCAACAATGGCGGCAACAATGGCGGCAACAATGGCGGCAATAACGGAGGTAACAACGGTGGTAACAACGGAGGTCAAGCTGGTGGCCAGAACGGCGGCAACCAAGGTGGCCAAGGCGGTGATCAAAACGGAGGTCAGGGAGGTGATCAGAACGGAGGCCAAGGCGGTGGCCAGAACGGAGGAGACCAAGCTGCTGATGCCGGTGGTGACCAGAATGCTGGCGGCCAAGGTGGTGATCAGAACGGAGGTCAGGGAGGTGGTCAAAACGGAGGTCAGGGAGGTGATCAGAACGGAGGCCAAGGCGGTGGCCAGAACGGAGGAGACCAAGCTGCTGATGCCGGTGGTGACCAGAATGCTGGCGGCCAAG GCGGCGACCAAAACGGGGGTCAAGGCGGTGACCAGGGCGGCCAAGGTGGTGACCAGAATGGCGGCGGTGGTCAGGGTGGTCAGGGAGGTCAGGGTGGCCAAGGCGGTAACGGAGGTGGTTTCGGCCGCGGCGGCTTCGGTGGTTTCCAAGCGGCTTCAGCAGGGGGTGAGTCTGGCAACAAGACGGCCTCAGCAGCATGA
- a CDS encoding hypothetical protein (At least one base has a quality score < 10), whose product MQVKGVIIALLGISAITEAAVVQKRHPLARALQRRQFGGGRFGGGGRGGGGGGNNGGQGNNGGNNGGQGNNGGNNGGNNNGGNNGGNNGGGGGGGNTLDANAVQTGSQQDGNNPGSDEQAASATDNNNFINFCAGQTLTNGEQNRDGSCNGIPMGKIPGANNMVSSVFTSPQNGDNVEANQDFDISVQFINFAPGSFTNATTTYYSAPQDLDGGGNIIGHTHVTVQDTGDSLNPTQPLDPQQFAFFKGINDAGNGQGLLTAKVDGGLPAGNYRICSMSAASNHQPVLMPVAQRGAQDDCIRITVGGGNGGNNGGNNGGNNGGNNGGNNGGNNGGNNGGQAGGQNGGNQGGQGGDQNGGQGGDQNGGQGGDQNGGQGGDQGGQGGDQNGGGGQGGQGGQGGQGGNGGGFGRGGFGGFQAASAGGESGNKTASAA is encoded by the exons ATGCAGGTCAAAGGCGTAATCATTGCTCTTCTGGGCATCTCTGCCATTACAGAAGCTGCTGTTGTCCAAAAACGACACCCCCTGGCTCGCGCTCTCCAACGACGACAATTCGGCGGCGGTCGatttggaggtggtggtcGTGGAGGAGGCGGTGGCGGCAACAACGGTGGTCAGGGCAACAATGGCGGAAACAACGGCGGCCAGGGCAATAACGGCGGCAACAATGGCGGCAACAATAATGGCGGCAACAACGGTGGTAACAACGGAGGCGGCGGTGGCGGCGGCAACACTCTGGACGCCAACGCTGTGCAAACTGGTTCGCAGCAAGATGGCAACAACCCCGGATCGGATGAGCAAGCTGCCTCAGCAAC GGATAacaacaacttcatcaacttcTGTGCTGGTCAGACACTTACCAATGGAGAGCAAAACCGAGACGGCTCATGTAACGGTATTC CTATGGGAAAGATTCCTGGAGCCAACAACATGGTTTCTTCAGTCTTCACATCGCCTCAAAACGGTGACAACGTTGAAGCCAATCAAGACTTTGATATCTCCGTGCAGTTTATCAACTTTGCACCTGGCTCGTTCACTAATGCAACAACCACCTACTATTCTGCTCCTCAGGACCTCGACGGTGGTGGTAACATCATCGGCCATACCCACGTCACTGTTCAGGACACTGGCGATAGTCTGAACCCTACTCAGCCTTTGGACCCTCAGCAGTTTGCCTTCTTCAAGGGTATCAACGATGCTGGTAACGGCCAAGGTCTCCTCACCGCCAAGGTTGACGGCGGTCTGCCTGCCGGTAACTACCGTATCTGCAGTATGTCTGCCGCATCCAACCATCAGCCTGTCCTCATGCCTGTTGCTCAGAGAGGAGCACAGGATGACTGCATCCGTATCACCGTCGGAGGTGGTAACGGCGGCAACAATGGCGGCAACAATGGCGGCAACAATGGCGGCAACAATGGCGGCAATAACGGAGGTAACAACGGTGGTAACAACGGAGGTCAAGCTGGTGGCCAGAACGGCGGCAACCAAGGTGGCCAAGGCGGTGATCAAAACGGAGGTCAGGGAGGTGATCAGAACGGAG GCCAAGGCGGCGACCAAAACGGGGGTCAAGGCGGTGACCAGGGCGGCCAAGGTGGTGACCAGAATGGCGGCGGTGGTCAGGGTGGTCAGGGAGGTCAGGGTGGCCAAGGCGGTAACGGAGGTGGTTTCGGCCGCGGCGGCTTCGGTGGTTTCCAAGCGGCTTCAGCAGGGGGTGAGTCTGGCAACAAGACGGCCTCAGCAGCATGA
- a CDS encoding hypothetical protein (At least one base has a quality score < 10): MQVKGVIIALLGISAITEAAVVQKRHPLARALQRRQFGGGRFGGGGRGGGGGGNNGGQGNNGGNNGGQGNNGGNNGGNNNGGNNGGNNGGGGGGGNTLDANAVQTGSQQDGNNPGSDEQAASATDNNNFINFCAGQTLTNGEQNRDGSCNGIPMGKIPGANNMVSSVFTSPQNGDNVEANQDFDISVQFINFAPGSFTNATTTYYSAPQDLDGGGNIIGHTHVTVQDTGDSLNPTQPLDPQQFAFFKGINDAGNGQGLLTAKVDGGLPAGNYRICSMSAASNHQPVLMPVAQRGAQDDCIRITVGGGNGGNNGGNNGGNNGGNNGGNNGGNNGGNNGGQAGGQNGGNQGGQGGDQNGGQGGDQNGGQGGDQNGGQGGDQGGQGGDQNGGGGQGGQGGQGGQGGNGGGFGRGGFGGFQAASAGGESGNKTASAA, translated from the exons ATGCAGGTCAAAGGCGTAATCATTGCTCTTCTGGGCATCTCTGCCATTACAGAAGCTGCTGTTGTCCAAAAACGACACCCCCTGGCTCGCGCTCTCCAACGACGACAATTCGGCGGCGGTCGatttggaggtggtggtcGTGGAGGAGGCGGTGGCGGCAACAACGGTGGTCAGGGCAACAATGGCGGAAACAACGGCGGCCAGGGCAATAACGGCGGCAACAATGGCGGCAACAATAATGGCGGCAACAACGGTGGTAACAACGGAGGCGGCGGTGGCGGCGGCAACACTCTGGACGCCAACGCTGTGCAAACTGGTTCGCAGCAAGATGGCAACAACCCCGGATCGGATGAGCAAGCTGCCTCAGCAAC GGATAacaacaacttcatcaacttcTGTGCTGGTCAGACACTTACCAATGGAGAGCAAAACCGAGACGGCTCATGTAACGGTATTC CTATGGGAAAGATTCCTGGAGCCAACAACATGGTTTCTTCAGTCTTCACATCGCCTCAAAACGGTGACAACGTTGAAGCCAATCAAGACTTTGATATCTCCGTGCAGTTTATCAACTTTGCACCTGGCTCGTTCACTAATGCAACAACCACCTACTATTCTGCTCCTCAGGACCTCGACGGTGGTGGTAACATCATCGGCCATACCCACGTCACTGTTCAGGACACTGGCGATAGTCTGAACCCTACTCAGCCTTTGGACCCTCAGCAGTTTGCCTTCTTCAAGGGTATCAACGATGCTGGTAACGGCCAAGGTCTCCTCACCGCCAAGGTTGACGGCGGTCTGCCTGCCGGTAACTACCGTATCTGCAGTATGTCTGCCGCATCCAACCATCAGCCTGTCCTCATGCCTGTTGCTCAGAGAGGAGCACAGGATGACTGCATCCGTATCACCGTCGGAGGTGGTAACGGCGGCAACAATGGCGGCAACAATGGCGGCAACAATGGCGGCAACAATGGCGGCAATAACGGAGGTAACAACGGTGGTAACAACGGAGGTCAAGCTGGTGGCCAGAACGGCGGCAACCAAGGTGGCCAAGGCGGTGATCAAAACGGAGGTCAGGGAGGTGATCAGAACGGAGGCCAAG GCGGCGACCAAAACGGGGGTCAAGGCGGTGACCAGGGCGGCCAAGGTGGTGACCAGAATGGCGGCGGTGGTCAGGGTGGTCAGGGAGGTCAGGGTGGCCAAGGCGGTAACGGAGGTGGTTTCGGCCGCGGCGGCTTCGGTGGTTTCCAAGCGGCTTCAGCAGGGGGTGAGTCTGGCAACAAGACGGCCTCAGCAGCATGA
- a CDS encoding hypothetical protein (At least one base has a quality score < 10) produces MQVKGVIIALLGISAITEAAVVQKRHPLARALQRRQFGGGRFGGGGRGGGGGGNNGGQGNNGGNNGGQGNNGGNNGGNNNGGNNGGNNGGGGGGGNTLDANAVQTGSQQDGNNPGSDEQAASATDNNNFINFCAGQTLTNGEQNRDGSCNGIPMGKIPGANNMVSSVFTSPQNGDNVEANQDFDISVQFINFAPGSFTNATTTYYSAPQDLDGGGNIIGHTHVTVQDTGDSLNPTQPLDPQQFAFFKGINDAGNGQGLLTAKVDGGLPAGNYRICSMSAASNHQPVLMPVAQRGAQDDCIRITVGGGNGGNNGGNNGGNNGGNNGGNNGGNNGGNNGGQAGGQNGGNQGGQGGDQNGGQGGDQNGGQGGGQNGGDQAADAGGDQNAGGQGGDQNGGQGGGQNGGQGGDQNGGQGGDQNGGQGGDQGGQGGDQNGGGGQGGQGGQGGQGGNGGGFGRGGFGGFQAASAGGESGNKTASAA; encoded by the exons ATGCAGGTCAAAGGCGTAATCATTGCTCTTCTGGGCATCTCTGCCATTACAGAAGCTGCTGTTGTCCAAAAACGACACCCCCTGGCTCGCGCTCTCCAACGACGACAATTCGGCGGCGGTCGatttggaggtggtggtcGTGGAGGAGGCGGTGGCGGCAACAACGGTGGTCAGGGCAACAATGGCGGAAACAACGGCGGCCAGGGCAATAACGGCGGCAACAATGGCGGCAACAATAATGGCGGCAACAACGGTGGTAACAACGGAGGCGGCGGTGGCGGCGGCAACACTCTGGACGCCAACGCTGTGCAAACTGGTTCGCAGCAAGATGGCAACAACCCCGGATCGGATGAGCAAGCTGCCTCAGCAAC GGATAacaacaacttcatcaacttcTGTGCTGGTCAGACACTTACCAATGGAGAGCAAAACCGAGACGGCTCATGTAACGGTATTC CTATGGGAAAGATTCCTGGAGCCAACAACATGGTTTCTTCAGTCTTCACATCGCCTCAAAACGGTGACAACGTTGAAGCCAATCAAGACTTTGATATCTCCGTGCAGTTTATCAACTTTGCACCTGGCTCGTTCACTAATGCAACAACCACCTACTATTCTGCTCCTCAGGACCTCGACGGTGGTGGTAACATCATCGGCCATACCCACGTCACTGTTCAGGACACTGGCGATAGTCTGAACCCTACTCAGCCTTTGGACCCTCAGCAGTTTGCCTTCTTCAAGGGTATCAACGATGCTGGTAACGGCCAAGGTCTCCTCACCGCCAAGGTTGACGGCGGTCTGCCTGCCGGTAACTACCGTATCTGCAGTATGTCTGCCGCATCCAACCATCAGCCTGTCCTCATGCCTGTTGCTCAGAGAGGAGCACAGGATGACTGCATCCGTATCACCGTCGGAGGTGGTAACGGCGGCAACAATGGCGGCAACAATGGCGGCAACAATGGCGGCAACAATGGCGGCAATAACGGAGGTAACAACGGTGGTAACAACGGAGGTCAAGCTGGTGGCCAGAACGGCGGCAACCAAGGTGGCCAAGGCGGTGATCAAAACGGAGGTCAGGGAGGTGATCAGAACGGAGGCCAAGGCGGTGGCCAGAACGGAGGAGACCAAGCTGCTGATGCCGGTGGTGACCAGAATGCTGGCGGCCAAGGTGGTGATCAGAACGGAGGTCAGGGAGGTGGTCAAAACGGAGGTCAGGGAGGTGATCAGAACGGAGGCCAAG GCGGCGACCAAAACGGGGGTCAAGGCGGTGACCAGGGCGGCCAAGGTGGTGACCAGAATGGCGGCGGTGGTCAGGGTGGTCAGGGAGGTCAGGGTGGCCAAGGCGGTAACGGAGGTGGTTTCGGCCGCGGCGGCTTCGGTGGTTTCCAAGCGGCTTCAGCAGGGGGTGAGTCTGGCAACAAGACGGCCTCAGCAGCATGA
- a CDS encoding hypothetical protein (At least one base has a quality score < 10), which produces MQVKGVIIALLGISAITEAAVVQKRHPLARALQRRQFGGGRFGGGGRGGGGGGNNGGQGNNGGNNGGQGNNGGNNGGNNNGGNNGGNNGGGGGGGNTLDANAVQTGSQQDGNNPGSDEQAASATDNNNFINFCAGQTLTNGEQNRDGSCNGIPMGKIPGANNMVSSVFTSPQNGDNVEANQDFDISVQFINFAPGSFTNATTTYYSAPQDLDGGGNIIGHTHVTVQDTGDSLNPTQPLDPQQFAFFKGINDAGNGQGLLTAKVDGGLPAGNYRICSMSAASNHQPVLMPVAQRGAQDDCIRITVGGGNGGNNGGNNGGNNGGNNGGNNGGNNGGNNGGQAGGQNGGNQGGQGGDQNGGQGGDQNGGQGGGQNGGDQAADAGGDQNAGGQGGDQNGGQGGGQNGGDQAADAGGDQNAGGQGGDQNGGQGGDQNGGQGGDQGGQGGDQNGGGGQGGQGGQGGQGGNGGGFGRGGFGGFQAASAGGESGNKTASAA; this is translated from the exons ATGCAGGTCAAAGGCGTAATCATTGCTCTTCTGGGCATCTCTGCCATTACAGAAGCTGCTGTTGTCCAAAAACGACACCCCCTGGCTCGCGCTCTCCAACGACGACAATTCGGCGGCGGTCGatttggaggtggtggtcGTGGAGGAGGCGGTGGCGGCAACAACGGTGGTCAGGGCAACAATGGCGGAAACAACGGCGGCCAGGGCAATAACGGCGGCAACAATGGCGGCAACAATAATGGCGGCAACAACGGTGGTAACAACGGAGGCGGCGGTGGCGGCGGCAACACTCTGGACGCCAACGCTGTGCAAACTGGTTCGCAGCAAGATGGCAACAACCCCGGATCGGATGAGCAAGCTGCCTCAGCAAC GGATAacaacaacttcatcaacttcTGTGCTGGTCAGACACTTACCAATGGAGAGCAAAACCGAGACGGCTCATGTAACGGTATTC CTATGGGAAAGATTCCTGGAGCCAACAACATGGTTTCTTCAGTCTTCACATCGCCTCAAAACGGTGACAACGTTGAAGCCAATCAAGACTTTGATATCTCCGTGCAGTTTATCAACTTTGCACCTGGCTCGTTCACTAATGCAACAACCACCTACTATTCTGCTCCTCAGGACCTCGACGGTGGTGGTAACATCATCGGCCATACCCACGTCACTGTTCAGGACACTGGCGATAGTCTGAACCCTACTCAGCCTTTGGACCCTCAGCAGTTTGCCTTCTTCAAGGGTATCAACGATGCTGGTAACGGCCAAGGTCTCCTCACCGCCAAGGTTGACGGCGGTCTGCCTGCCGGTAACTACCGTATCTGCAGTATGTCTGCCGCATCCAACCATCAGCCTGTCCTCATGCCTGTTGCTCAGAGAGGAGCACAGGATGACTGCATCCGTATCACCGTCGGAGGTGGTAACGGCGGCAACAATGGCGGCAACAATGGCGGCAACAATGGCGGCAACAATGGCGGCAATAACGGAGGTAACAACGGTGGTAACAACGGAGGTCAAGCTGGTGGCCAGAACGGCGGCAACCAAGGTGGCCAAGGCGGTGATCAAAACGGAGGTCAGGGAGGTGATCAGAACGGAGGCCAAGGCGGTGGCCAGAACGGAGGAGACCAAGCTGCTGATGCCGGTGGTGACCAGAATGCTGGCGGCCAAGGTG GTGATCAGAACGGAGGCCAAGGCGGTGGCCAGAACGGAGGAGACCAAGCTGCTGATGCCGGTGGTGACCAGAATGCTGGCGGCCAAGGTGGTGATCAGAACGGAGGCCAAGGCGGCGACCAAAACGGGGGTCAAGGCGGTGACCAGGGCGGCCAAGGTGGTGACCAGAATGGCGGCGGTGGTCAGGGTGGTCAGGGAGGTCAGGGTGGCCAAGGCGGTAACGGAGGTGGTTTCGGCCGCGGCGGCTTCGGTGGTTTCCAAGCGGCTTCAGCAGGGGGTGAGTCTGGCAACAAGACGGCCTCAGCAGCATGA